The window GAGCCGCTAGCCAGCGGGACTCTTGAGACGAGAATAGACTCGGCCTACTCGAGCATGTATGAGGCGCAGATTGGTAATAACTCCAGCATGGATTTCGATATGGAGCTCTGGCGGCTCGCGCTTCACATGGATTACGGCGTTAGAAATGACATGGAGGTTGGAATCGAAATTCCGATGCTGCATTTCAACGGCGGTTTTCTCGACAGGTTCATACAGGAGTTTCACAACTTCTTTCATCTGCCCAATGGCGGGCGCGAGAATGTGCCGAATGGAAGATTCTCTTACAGGTTTTCATCCGGAGGGAGGGACCTGCTGGATTATCCGGAGATGGGGCTTGGTCTCGGCGATATCTCATTTCACGTAAAAAATCAGCTTCTTGGCGAGGATGACGATTGGCCTGATCTCTCCTGGTTCGCGGAGATCAAGCTCCCGACGGGCAAGAAGAGCAGGGGGCTCGGCAGCGGTGCGATGGATTTCGGGGTGGGATCGATATTGGGGGTTTCCCACAAACGCGTACATGGTCACGTGAACGTCGGGCTTTACGTGCTGGGGGGGAATCAGTCGATCAGCAATTTCATGTACAACAACATGTTGGCATTTTCCCTGGCAGGGGAGCTTACGCTCCTTCCTACCTGGTCGATGATCGTTCAGCTGGACGGTTCCACTCCGCTTTTTAATAGCACTTCCATGGATAACTGGGATGGCGTTCCGATGAATCTCATCGTAGGGTTCAGAGGGGAGGAGCGCAGCATAATACGCAACAGCGATCTCATCTGGCAATTCGGATTTGTGGAGGATATCACCTCAAGGGGGCCGGCGGTTGACTTCACCGTCTTTTTCTCTCTCGGGATGCGCTTTGACACCCTCGGACGGCACCGTCCTGCGGGGGACTGGCTCGCCAGAAAAGTCCTGAAATAAAATATCCTGAGATAAAAAAAGGCATGTGGAAAGCGCATGCCCTTTTTCTATTCGCGTGTCGATCGTCCGTCAAAATGGTATGTCGTCGGGCCCCGCATCTATGTCGAACGCAGGGGCTTCGTCGGAGTTGGCA is drawn from Myxococcales bacterium and contains these coding sequences:
- a CDS encoding DUF3187 family protein, with protein sequence MKSVPSTALVIAAVILIFPVQLHARNYNSFGPISVRNQNPVYLQNLGLTPRRAEPLASGTLETRIDSAYSSMYEAQIGNNSSMDFDMELWRLALHMDYGVRNDMEVGIEIPMLHFNGGFLDRFIQEFHNFFHLPNGGRENVPNGRFSYRFSSGGRDLLDYPEMGLGLGDISFHVKNQLLGEDDDWPDLSWFAEIKLPTGKKSRGLGSGAMDFGVGSILGVSHKRVHGHVNVGLYVLGGNQSISNFMYNNMLAFSLAGELTLLPTWSMIVQLDGSTPLFNSTSMDNWDGVPMNLIVGFRGEERSIIRNSDLIWQFGFVEDITSRGPAVDFTVFFSLGMRFDTLGRHRPAGDWLARKVLK